A genomic segment from Candidatus Schekmanbacteria bacterium encodes:
- a CDS encoding 7-cyano-7-deazaguanine synthase, producing MKIKALALLSGGLDSTLAVKVIQEQGVEVSAINFVSPFCLCTSKKRGCLSEASRVCDELGVELKVVYVGKDYLDVIRKPKFGYGKNMNPCIDCRIHMHTIAKKHMEEIGAQFIISGEVLGQRPMSQRRDSMNIIDRESGLKGILLRPLSAKHFPITIPEEKGWVDREKLPAITGRSRKKQFELAEELGINDYPCPAGGCLLTDFNFSIRLRDLFNNQEDVTVGDINLLKTGRHFRLAHGAKFVIGRSEVENIAMRGMLREGDVWFEPVDVSGPSGLLRAVNPDDFIEISASIIARYSKENNGKITVSISRGADGETSSITVSSASQEFVEGTMVS from the coding sequence ATGAAAATCAAAGCACTTGCACTTTTATCAGGCGGTCTCGACAGCACACTTGCCGTAAAGGTCATACAGGAACAGGGGGTCGAGGTTTCAGCCATAAACTTTGTTTCTCCTTTTTGCCTCTGCACATCTAAGAAAAGAGGGTGTCTCAGCGAAGCGTCCCGTGTATGCGATGAACTCGGCGTTGAGCTTAAGGTTGTCTATGTCGGCAAAGATTATCTTGATGTCATAAGGAAACCAAAATTCGGTTATGGAAAGAACATGAATCCCTGCATAGATTGCAGGATCCACATGCACACTATAGCAAAGAAACATATGGAAGAAATAGGTGCGCAGTTCATCATAAGCGGCGAAGTCTTAGGACAGCGCCCAATGTCGCAAAGACGTGACTCCATGAATATAATAGACAGGGAAAGCGGGCTAAAGGGAATATTACTTCGCCCACTATCAGCAAAACATTTCCCGATTACAATACCGGAAGAAAAAGGATGGGTTGACAGAGAAAAGCTTCCTGCAATTACAGGACGGTCACGCAAAAAACAATTTGAGCTTGCCGAGGAATTAGGAATTAACGACTATCCCTGCCCGGCGGGTGGATGCCTTCTAACGGATTTTAATTTTTCAATAAGGTTAAGAGACCTTTTCAACAATCAGGAAGACGTGACAGTAGGAGACATAAATCTGCTTAAAACCGGCAGGCATTTCAGACTCGCACATGGCGCAAAGTTTGTCATAGGAAGAAGCGAGGTTGAAAATATCGCCATGAGGGGAATGTTGAGGGAAGGGGATGTCTGGTTTGAACCTGTAGATGTCAGCGGACCTTCAGGATTATTGAGAGCCGTAAATCCTGATGATTTTATCGAGATATCTGCAAGTATCATTGCCCGCTATTCTAAAGAGAATAATGGGAAAATCACTGTAAGTATAAGCCGCGGTGCAGATGGAGAAACGAGCTCTATCACGGTTAGCTCTGCTTCGCAGGAATTTGTTGAAGGGACGATGGTTTCATAA
- a CDS encoding SUMF1/EgtB/PvdO family nonheme iron enzyme, whose translation MKKDEVEHTRKENAERKARKEVGRLAEERIQHQKGRSVRIFAEIIVAIVVILFIVIDNSQRQTSDTNATVNAPLVEYQETAKIEETKRKAVEERLRSEEERKRIEEIKIQLDAENKCFSEEKKRKVLSRIKMVFIRGGEFEMGDTFGNGNSDEKPAHTVRLDDFYMGETEVTRALWEEIMGSTAPSSFLKSRYQREDLEPVSNVSWNKVQEFLKRLNEMTGGNYRLPTEAEWEFAARERGKHIKYGNISSEDYAYRGNLVVEVKSEIPNALGLYDMYGNVWELCADWYGEKYYEDSLRDNPKGPESGSYRVNRGGSSSLIRGGTGGFRCSLRRAIDPNALADAIGFRVACNSK comes from the coding sequence GTGAAAAAAGATGAAGTTGAACACACGAGAAAAGAAAATGCAGAGCGAAAAGCACGCAAAGAGGTAGGAAGGCTTGCTGAGGAGAGAATACAACATCAGAAAGGCAGAAGCGTCAGAATATTTGCAGAGATTATAGTTGCGATTGTTGTCATTCTATTTATTGTTATTGATAATTCCCAGCGTCAGACCTCTGATACTAATGCAACTGTCAACGCGCCACTGGTTGAGTATCAGGAAACTGCTAAAATTGAAGAGACAAAAAGAAAGGCAGTAGAAGAGCGACTTAGGTCTGAGGAGGAGAGAAAGAGAATTGAAGAAATAAAGATTCAACTTGACGCAGAAAATAAATGCTTTTCGGAAGAGAAAAAAAGAAAAGTGCTCTCCCGCATAAAGATGGTGTTTATCCGGGGTGGCGAGTTTGAGATGGGTGACACGTTCGGAAACGGCAATTCGGATGAGAAGCCTGCGCATACAGTAAGATTAGATGATTTTTATATGGGAGAGACTGAGGTGACGCGGGCACTGTGGGAAGAAATAATGGGAAGTACAGCACCGAGCAGTTTTTTGAAAAGCCGTTATCAAAGAGAAGACTTAGAGCCTGTTAGCAATGTGAGTTGGAATAAAGTACAGGAGTTTCTAAAAAGATTGAATGAAATGACAGGAGGGAATTACCGCCTGCCTACTGAGGCTGAATGGGAGTTTGCTGCACGTGAACGCGGCAAGCATATTAAATATGGTAATATAAGTTCTGAAGATTATGCTTATAGAGGAAATCTTGTAGTTGAAGTGAAAAGTGAGATACCGAATGCTCTTGGTTTGTATGACATGTACGGTAACGTTTGGGAATTATGTGCGGATTGGTATGGAGAGAAATATTATGAAGATAGTCTGAGAGATAACCCTAAAGGTCCTGAATCCGGTAGTTATCGGGTGAATCGTGGTGGTTCTTCTTCGCTCATTAGGGGTGGAACTGGTGGCTTTAGGTGCAGCCTACGTCGAGCTATAGACCCGAACGCGTTAGCAGATGCAATCGGGTTTCGGGTCGCCTGCAATTCTAAGTAG
- a CDS encoding HNH endonuclease: MQMIDVQSGEEIKSGHEMKGIVTFTTALTKLKEIHQQLSTFYGLLFRFSKVLQQNDSQRLKQLGHEMKLTLELANEMLKPGFTGQYTDEMYEKVVIMSFHEIGLNKQHWYLKEIFLLEIEYMLDALSILIEPDFMPIASIDDSSSEENTDRYISSEVKLNVWRRDQGKCVECGSKEKLEYDHIIPVSKGGSNTERNVQLLCQTCNRQKSAAIQ, from the coding sequence ATGCAAATGATTGATGTGCAATCCGGTGAAGAGATAAAATCGGGTCATGAGATGAAGGGAATAGTGACATTCACTACAGCATTAACAAAACTTAAAGAGATTCATCAACAATTATCAACTTTTTATGGTCTTTTGTTCCGTTTCTCGAAGGTGTTACAGCAAAATGATTCTCAGCGGCTAAAACAACTTGGGCATGAAATGAAGCTAACTTTGGAACTGGCAAACGAAATGTTGAAACCTGGATTTACAGGACAATATACTGATGAGATGTATGAAAAAGTGGTTATAATGAGCTTCCATGAGATTGGATTGAATAAACAACATTGGTACTTAAAAGAAATTTTTTTGCTAGAAATTGAGTATATGTTGGACGCCCTATCGATCCTAATTGAACCCGACTTCATGCCGATTGCAAGCATTGACGATTCATCCTCAGAAGAAAATACAGACAGATATATTTCATCAGAAGTAAAATTAAACGTATGGCGACGCGATCAGGGAAAGTGCGTTGAATGTGGTAGTAAGGAAAAGTTAGAATATGATCATATTATTCCAGTTTCAAAGGGGGGGAGCAATACAGAGCGCAATGTCCAACTTCTCTGTCAAACATGCAACAGGCAGAAGTCCGCGGCAATCCAATAA
- a CDS encoding helix-turn-helix domain-containing protein encodes MEMKILTIPEVAKLLQINMHTAYRYAKEGKIPAVRIGGSWRVREEILEQWLKERSGNTTGALNGKKVIAK; translated from the coding sequence ATAGAAATGAAGATTCTCACAATACCTGAAGTTGCAAAGCTATTGCAAATTAATATGCACACAGCCTACCGCTATGCAAAGGAAGGTAAGATTCCCGCTGTCAGGATTGGCGGGTCATGGAGAGTTCGAGAAGAAATTCTTGAACAATGGCTGAAAGAAAGATCTGGCAATACAACAGGGGCATTAAATGGTAAGAAAGTAATTGCAAAATGA
- a CDS encoding sulfite exporter TauE/SafE family protein, which translates to MSNEIVILLITAASIGFFHTLMGPDHYIPFVAMAKSGKWSIYKTTWVTILCGIGHVLSSVILGFIGIALGIAVKKLEIAESFRGSIAAWVLIAFGFVYFAWGLRRAFKEHIHGHSHAHADETKNMTPWILFTIFVFGPCEPLIPILMYPAARNSRLGLILVTSVFAAVTILTMLAVVITLSLGIARLPLNKIERYTHALAGATICLCGIAIQFFGM; encoded by the coding sequence TTGTCTAATGAAATTGTGATTCTTTTAATAACTGCCGCTTCAATTGGTTTCTTTCATACGCTGATGGGACCTGACCATTATATCCCGTTTGTAGCAATGGCCAAATCAGGGAAATGGTCTATCTACAAAACCACATGGGTTACAATACTGTGCGGAATCGGTCATGTTTTAAGCTCTGTTATTCTTGGTTTTATAGGGATTGCCTTAGGAATCGCGGTAAAAAAATTGGAGATAGCTGAATCATTCAGGGGGAGCATTGCCGCCTGGGTGCTTATTGCTTTTGGCTTTGTTTATTTTGCATGGGGACTGCGGCGCGCATTTAAGGAACATATTCACGGACATTCACATGCTCATGCAGACGAAACAAAAAATATGACGCCATGGATACTGTTTACGATTTTTGTTTTTGGTCCATGTGAGCCTTTGATCCCGATATTAATGTATCCTGCCGCAAGGAACAGCCGTCTTGGACTTATATTAGTTACAAGTGTTTTTGCTGCAGTTACTATTCTTACGATGCTTGCTGTTGTCATTACCCTGTCATTGGGAATAGCTCGTTTGCCTTTAAACAAAATCGAACGCTATACCCATGCTTTGGCCGGTGCTACAATATGCCTTTGCGGAATAGCGATACAGTTTTTCGGGATGTAG
- a CDS encoding O-antigen ligase family protein: protein MIPLSKALSKSLIASASVGIIALFVTPGYEGAYRLSKWGFSGFALLLLSGAFLFSIKKSPLSFIPKERTLFIAATAFAASAIILPVCFTPFMVLHMAGALRLLMGLSFAYLTALALEEKPAYKKQGIIVILALGAFCAIIVILQAAGLKFLTNTHFTTAEFRSPGTFGNPNWAAAFLLPLVPISFALTGNSDNRREKLFYNVTTLLIIIGTIVTFSKAGILSMIGGIIIYFLLGNRLEPKVRKLILCAIALTSLAILIFAGINDYFLTLPWMRGRIFLWKGALFLIASHPFAGVGIGGFLPSYPLAAARIINGSSTAFMPLGTISFMHNEPLQIAVEGGLLTVFLYLSLIVWAIYLSYRRKEDLSRGIGAAIAALFLHGLADSPLQLPATFMLFWFLIGWMMSGNQESISFSGHKKRLQHRLKIAAFIVTILIIALLALTQGVRFTLGNLLWTKGKILLSKKNASGIEALQIATVCLPEIGQIRSDYAKGLVAAGLNSEALNELDAASKLYFNFDDVFLRLNILDKISDQVTVIEEWQGLSREFPSLVTPHYRLGLIYLEENKVDLAVAEFSKVLNLNQESGQTKLFQDNTLQILKNIDDLRLKPSSDNTGNKAD, encoded by the coding sequence ATGATTCCTCTGTCTAAGGCCCTGTCGAAATCATTGATCGCTTCTGCTTCGGTTGGAATTATCGCCTTGTTTGTCACTCCGGGGTATGAAGGGGCATACAGACTGTCCAAGTGGGGATTCAGCGGATTTGCCCTGCTTTTACTGAGTGGGGCATTTCTTTTTTCGATAAAAAAATCCCCTCTTTCATTCATTCCAAAGGAGCGTACTCTATTTATTGCTGCAACTGCCTTCGCAGCATCAGCAATAATTCTTCCGGTTTGCTTTACTCCATTTATGGTTCTACATATGGCAGGGGCTCTGCGTCTTTTAATGGGTTTGTCATTTGCTTATTTAACTGCGCTGGCTCTTGAAGAAAAACCAGCTTATAAAAAACAAGGCATTATAGTCATCCTGGCTTTGGGCGCATTTTGCGCGATAATCGTAATCCTCCAGGCAGCAGGGTTAAAGTTTCTGACCAATACTCATTTTACAACTGCTGAATTCCGCTCACCGGGGACATTCGGCAACCCCAATTGGGCAGCGGCCTTTCTTCTTCCTCTTGTCCCAATATCATTTGCGCTCACCGGTAATTCAGATAACCGCCGTGAAAAGTTATTTTACAATGTCACAACCCTTCTAATAATTATAGGGACAATCGTTACCTTCTCTAAAGCAGGCATCCTGTCTATGATTGGCGGAATAATAATCTATTTCCTACTTGGCAACAGACTGGAGCCTAAAGTCCGAAAGCTGATTCTTTGTGCCATAGCATTAACCAGCCTTGCCATTCTTATCTTTGCCGGTATCAACGATTATTTTCTCACATTACCCTGGATGCGGGGACGTATATTTCTCTGGAAAGGTGCTTTGTTCCTGATTGCCAGTCATCCATTTGCCGGCGTTGGCATCGGAGGATTTTTACCATCTTATCCGCTTGCAGCTGCCCGCATCATAAATGGCAGCTCTACAGCTTTCATGCCGCTGGGAACTATAAGTTTCATGCATAACGAGCCGCTCCAGATAGCTGTGGAAGGAGGCCTGCTTACTGTTTTTCTGTATCTGTCGCTTATTGTTTGGGCAATTTACTTATCATACAGACGTAAAGAAGATTTGTCCCGGGGAATTGGAGCTGCGATTGCGGCGCTATTCCTGCATGGACTTGCCGACTCGCCGCTTCAACTTCCGGCGACTTTTATGCTTTTTTGGTTTCTTATTGGATGGATGATGTCCGGAAATCAGGAGAGCATTTCATTCAGCGGGCATAAAAAGCGCTTACAGCATCGCCTTAAAATTGCAGCTTTCATAGTCACAATTTTAATTATTGCGTTGCTGGCTTTAACCCAGGGAGTGAGATTTACTCTGGGAAATCTTCTTTGGACTAAAGGTAAGATTTTATTATCAAAGAAAAATGCTTCCGGAATTGAAGCCTTGCAGATTGCCACTGTTTGTCTTCCGGAAATCGGACAAATAAGATCTGATTATGCAAAAGGACTTGTTGCTGCCGGACTGAACTCTGAGGCTTTGAATGAACTCGATGCTGCGTCGAAACTTTATTTTAACTTTGATGACGTCTTTCTGCGCCTCAATATCTTAGATAAAATCAGTGACCAAGTCACTGTGATTGAAGAATGGCAGGGATTGTCCAGAGAATTCCCTTCACTTGTGACACCACACTACAGGCTCGGATTAATATACCTTGAAGAGAATAAAGTAGATTTGGCAGTCGCTGAGTTTTCTAAAGTATTAAATCTTAATCAGGAGAGCGGGCAAACAAAGTTATTTCAGGATAACACATTGCAAATCCTAAAAAATATTGATGACCTTCGATTGAAGCCAAGCTCAGATAATACCGGAAATAAAGCTGATTGA
- the serS gene encoding serine--tRNA ligase: protein MLDIKRIREERDKVLSGLAARHANFPIDELVQTDEERRAIIKEVEDLKSAKNKASEAIGLKKRQKLDAGAEIAEMKEVSDRIKSLDELLAEKEARIESLILEIPNVPHESVPDGKDEHDNKEVRKWGEPRTFDFEPKNHVDVGTALGWLDFERGAKISGARFCVLSGKGARLERALINFMLDVHTKEHGYNEVLPPFLVSPVSMRSTGQLPKFEEDLFKTSDELYLIPTAEVPVTNIHRDEILAEDALPVKYVAYTPCFRREAGTYGKETRGLIRQHQFNKVELVKFSKPETSYDELEKLTNDAEMILKKLELPYRVVALCSGDLGFSSAKTYDIEVWLPSGNKYVEISSCSNFEDFQARRGNIRFRRKESGKVELAYTLNGSGLAVGRTLVAILENYQQSDGSVIIPKALRPYMDGVEKLE from the coding sequence ATGCTTGATATCAAAAGGATACGGGAAGAAAGAGATAAGGTTTTAAGCGGGTTGGCTGCCCGTCACGCCAATTTTCCAATTGATGAGCTTGTACAAACAGATGAGGAAAGACGCGCCATAATAAAGGAAGTCGAGGATCTTAAATCTGCAAAGAACAAAGCATCTGAGGCAATCGGATTAAAGAAGCGCCAGAAGCTTGATGCAGGAGCCGAGATAGCCGAGATGAAAGAAGTGTCTGACAGGATTAAGTCTCTCGATGAGCTACTGGCAGAAAAAGAAGCAAGGATTGAAAGCCTCATCCTTGAGATACCAAATGTCCCCCATGAAAGCGTACCAGATGGAAAAGACGAGCATGATAACAAGGAAGTGCGGAAATGGGGAGAGCCGCGGACTTTTGATTTTGAGCCAAAAAACCATGTAGATGTAGGGACAGCTCTTGGGTGGCTTGATTTTGAAAGGGGCGCAAAAATAAGCGGGGCGCGCTTCTGCGTTCTAAGCGGAAAAGGGGCAAGGCTTGAAAGGGCATTAATAAATTTCATGCTTGATGTCCATACCAAAGAGCACGGTTACAACGAAGTCCTTCCTCCATTTCTGGTAAGTCCGGTAAGTATGAGAAGCACAGGACAGCTTCCAAAGTTCGAGGAAGACCTTTTTAAAACAAGTGACGAGCTTTATCTTATCCCCACTGCGGAAGTGCCGGTGACGAACATCCATCGTGATGAGATACTTGCTGAAGATGCGCTTCCGGTTAAATATGTTGCCTATACGCCATGTTTCAGGCGTGAGGCAGGCACATATGGAAAAGAAACACGGGGATTGATAAGGCAGCATCAGTTCAACAAGGTTGAGCTTGTGAAATTTTCAAAGCCTGAGACATCTTACGATGAGCTTGAAAAATTAACCAATGATGCTGAGATGATATTAAAGAAGCTTGAGCTTCCTTACAGAGTTGTAGCTTTATGTTCCGGCGATTTGGGATTTTCATCCGCCAAGACTTACGACATAGAAGTATGGCTTCCTTCGGGAAATAAATATGTTGAGATTTCGTCGTGCTCTAATTTTGAGGATTTTCAGGCGCGCCGCGGCAACATCAGGTTCAGACGAAAAGAGAGCGGCAAGGTCGAGCTTGCATATACATTAAACGGCTCGGGGCTTGCAGTTGGGAGAACGCTCGTCGCAATACTTGAAAATTACCAGCAGAGCGATGGCTCTGTCATAATCCCGAAGGCTCTAAGACCTTATATGGATGGGGTTGAGAAGTTAGAGTAG
- a CDS encoding CoA ester lyase, giving the protein MERLRRTMLYIPGSSDKMIQKSIGLEADSLIIDLEDAVAPAQKDAARATVAEALKNIDFGEKEKNVRINALGTPYGKEDIKAVVKARPHGIVIPKVNMADDVIAVEVLVKEAELEAGIKEGSTNLHAMIESPKSIVNIDSIALSSKRLKALLFGAADYTKEMTGRITLERLEAVYPLSRIVIAARVAGIDAIDSPFFNIKDEEGLVKHTQFVVNLGFDGKSCIHPAQIGPVNKLFSPTENEIERAKKIIDAYEIAKQQGKGAIEVDGELIEQLHVDSAKRVLAKAQKAGLI; this is encoded by the coding sequence GTGGAACGGCTGAGAAGAACAATGCTCTATATTCCCGGCTCAAGCGATAAGATGATCCAAAAGTCAATCGGGCTTGAAGCTGACTCATTAATAATAGACCTTGAAGATGCGGTAGCGCCGGCGCAGAAGGATGCGGCACGCGCCACAGTAGCAGAGGCGTTGAAGAACATTGATTTTGGCGAAAAAGAAAAAAACGTGAGGATAAACGCCCTCGGCACTCCATACGGGAAGGAAGATATAAAGGCTGTTGTGAAGGCAAGGCCCCACGGCATAGTGATACCAAAAGTAAATATGGCGGATGATGTGATTGCCGTAGAGGTTCTCGTAAAAGAAGCTGAGCTTGAGGCAGGCATAAAAGAAGGAAGCACCAATCTCCATGCCATGATCGAAAGCCCAAAATCAATAGTCAATATTGACAGCATTGCATTATCATCGAAGCGCCTTAAGGCTCTTTTATTCGGCGCAGCAGATTATACAAAGGAGATGACGGGGAGGATAACGCTCGAGCGGCTTGAAGCAGTCTATCCATTAAGCAGGATTGTAATCGCGGCGCGCGTTGCAGGGATTGATGCGATTGACTCGCCGTTCTTCAATATAAAAGACGAGGAAGGGCTTGTGAAACACACGCAGTTCGTGGTGAATCTTGGCTTTGACGGAAAATCATGCATCCATCCGGCACAGATAGGACCGGTCAACAAACTATTCAGCCCCACTGAAAATGAGATAGAGCGGGCAAAGAAGATAATCGATGCCTATGAAATAGCAAAACAGCAGGGAAAAGGTGCCATCGAAGTTGACGGAGAACTTATCGAACAACTTCACGTGGACAGTGCAAAGAGGGTGCTTGCGAAAGCGCAGAAAGCAGGATTGATTTAG
- a CDS encoding tyrosine-type recombinase/integrase gives MKKFQNRNHPKKGQQIKVEPIKDLKDIKAIKKLLADNPRDYALFTIGINTNLRASDLLRLKAGQVRGLKPMDEIEVKEKKTAKIRRITLNETCIKAIERLLASVKYLDTDYLFKSQRGAVLTIPSVHRLVKQWTGTINLKGNYGSHTLRKTFGYHQRVTFGVGLPELMECFNHSTQRQTQTYLCIQPEEIRSVYANQL, from the coding sequence ATGAAAAAATTTCAAAACAGAAACCATCCAAAGAAGGGTCAACAGATAAAGGTGGAGCCTATTAAGGATTTGAAGGACATTAAGGCAATTAAAAAGCTGCTTGCTGATAACCCAAGAGACTATGCACTGTTCACGATCGGAATAAATACTAATCTTAGAGCAAGCGATCTGTTAAGGCTTAAAGCCGGACAGGTGCGTGGCCTGAAACCAATGGATGAAATTGAAGTCAAAGAGAAGAAGACTGCCAAGATAAGGAGGATTACTTTAAATGAAACCTGTATAAAAGCCATAGAAAGGCTGTTGGCATCTGTAAAATATCTTGACACCGATTACCTGTTTAAGTCGCAGCGTGGAGCGGTGCTGACAATTCCCTCGGTTCACAGGTTAGTCAAGCAGTGGACAGGTACTATCAACTTAAAAGGCAACTATGGAAGCCATACATTGAGGAAGACTTTTGGCTACCATCAGCGAGTAACATTCGGGGTGGGACTCCCAGAGCTTATGGAATGCTTTAACCACAGCACGCAGAGGCAGACCCAGACTTATCTTTGCATTCAGCCTGAAGAAATAAGAAGTGTGTATGCTAACCAATTATAA
- a CDS encoding nucleoside phosphorylase — protein MDDRFIIKPKIGKKDPILPERVIIVPTFSMLELLVPGGKKNMSKLGVLENTFFSLIKSGNVEAAVCGPVIGAPAAAILMEKIIACGGKKILFFGSCGAISPSLEIGDIFIPDGGISEEGTSVLYLKGEKILSPSMEILSALEIALKKSSLSYKKGRVWTTDAPFMETVEKVEYYSSLSVLAVDMEFTALCAVAMFRQVSFAALMVVSDILYKKEWAHGFPSAKFKDGKTNAVEIITKVLADI, from the coding sequence ATGGATGACAGATTTATCATAAAACCGAAAATTGGAAAGAAAGACCCCATTCTTCCGGAAAGGGTGATAATTGTACCAACTTTCTCAATGTTGGAGCTTCTTGTCCCCGGCGGCAAAAAGAATATGAGTAAGCTCGGTGTTCTTGAAAACACCTTTTTCAGTTTAATAAAAAGTGGAAATGTTGAAGCTGCGGTTTGTGGACCTGTAATCGGGGCTCCTGCTGCTGCCATATTAATGGAAAAAATAATTGCCTGCGGTGGGAAGAAGATTTTGTTTTTCGGCTCCTGCGGTGCAATAAGCCCTTCACTTGAGATAGGCGATATTTTTATTCCTGATGGCGGTATCAGCGAGGAGGGGACATCGGTGCTTTATCTCAAAGGGGAAAAGATACTTTCTCCTTCAATGGAAATTCTTTCAGCACTTGAAATAGCTCTAAAAAAATCTTCCCTGTCATATAAAAAAGGAAGAGTCTGGACGACTGATGCTCCCTTTATGGAAACGGTGGAGAAGGTAGAATACTATTCTTCGTTGAGTGTGCTGGCTGTTGATATGGAGTTTACCGCATTGTGTGCAGTGGCAATGTTCAGACAAGTTTCCTTTGCCGCCCTCATGGTTGTTTCAGACATACTTTATAAAAAAGAATGGGCACATGGTTTCCCGTCAGCTAAGTTTAAAGATGGGAAGACCAATGCAGTAGAAATCATTACAAAAGTTTTGGCAGATATATAA
- a CDS encoding DUF4926 domain-containing protein — MIKELDTVVLTHNIKEYGLTEGDIGVVVHCYKNQDTYEIEFVTADGKTIAVLTLSANEIRLMKNREILHVREIAQQTV; from the coding sequence ATGATAAAAGAATTAGATACTGTTGTCTTAACCCATAACATCAAAGAATATGGATTGACAGAGGGTGATATTGGGGTTGTAGTGCATTGTTATAAAAATCAGGACACTTATGAAATTGAGTTTGTAACCGCCGACGGGAAAACCATTGCAGTCCTCACCCTTTCTGCAAATGAGATTAGGTTGATGAAAAATAGAGAAATACTGCATGTGAGAGAAATAGCCCAGCAGACTGTATGA
- a CDS encoding 1-deoxy-D-xylulose-5-phosphate reductoisomerase — protein sequence MPKKRIAILGSTGSIGVNSLDVIRRFPEKYEITGLAANRSAALLVEQAKYFKPKQVALFDEEEAEKIRKKLPSSIKVLSGMEGIIKIATAEQTDLVVSAMVGAAGLLPTYMAIKAGKTIALANKEALVVGGELITREAKKNNVRILPVDSEHSAIFQSMEGHRHKDIKRLILTASGGPFLNVDAAKLKKVTPDDALKHPNWKMGKKITIDSATMMNKGLEAIEARWLFDIDIENISVIIHPESIIHSMVEYIDGSLVAQLGMPDMRVPISFALSYPERLENKYASLDLAKKGTLTFREPDMKKFKCLTLAIKAGKISGTMPAVLNASNEIAVHAFLERKISFTSIADITSKTMDAHTVKKVKTIDDVLNADKWGRKKAKELIDKI from the coding sequence ATGCCAAAAAAACGAATAGCCATTCTCGGTTCAACAGGGTCAATAGGAGTAAACTCCCTTGATGTTATCAGGAGGTTCCCTGAAAAATACGAGATCACAGGACTTGCTGCAAATAGAAGCGCTGCGTTACTTGTCGAGCAGGCAAAGTATTTCAAGCCAAAGCAGGTTGCCCTCTTTGACGAGGAGGAAGCTGAAAAAATACGAAAGAAGCTTCCCTCATCCATAAAAGTATTAAGCGGCATGGAGGGGATTATAAAAATAGCAACCGCTGAGCAAACAGACCTTGTCGTTTCTGCAATGGTGGGAGCCGCTGGGCTTTTACCAACCTACATGGCGATTAAAGCAGGAAAGACTATTGCCCTTGCCAACAAGGAAGCACTTGTGGTTGGCGGAGAGTTGATAACAAGGGAAGCGAAAAAGAACAATGTAAGGATTCTTCCAGTTGACAGCGAGCACAGCGCGATATTCCAGTCCATGGAAGGGCATAGACACAAAGATATAAAAAGGCTCATACTTACAGCATCGGGTGGGCCATTCCTGAATGTTGATGCTGCAAAACTTAAAAAAGTAACACCGGATGATGCGCTAAAACACCCAAACTGGAAGATGGGGAAAAAGATAACCATAGATTCCGCCACAATGATGAACAAGGGGCTTGAGGCGATTGAGGCAAGATGGCTCTTTGACATAGATATTGAGAATATTTCCGTGATCATTCATCCTGAAAGCATAATACATTCCATGGTGGAATATATAGACGGCTCTCTTGTGGCACAGCTAGGAATGCCTGACATGAGGGTGCCTATTTCATTTGCACTTTCTTATCCGGAAAGGCTCGAAAATAAATACGCATCCCTTGACCTTGCAAAAAAAGGGACTTTGACGTTCCGCGAGCCTGACATGAAAAAGTTTAAATGCTTAACGCTAGCCATCAAGGCAGGGAAGATTTCAGGGACAATGCCTGCGGTTTTAAATGCTTCAAATGAAATTGCCGTGCATGCTTTCCTTGAAAGAAAAATATCATTTACTAGTATTGCAGACATAACGAGCAAAACTATGGATGCTCACACTGTAAAAAAGGTTAAAACAATAGATGATGTCCTCAATGCTGATAAGTGGGGGCGAAAAAAAGCAAAGGAACTGATAGACAAAATATGA
- a CDS encoding helix-turn-helix domain-containing protein has protein sequence MGTNNHESAFISVSEAALFLNVSVASIRLWSWSNKLPHYHLGRRVVFKKSDLMDWADSQFHSEKKMGSF, from the coding sequence ATGGGTACAAACAATCACGAATCAGCGTTTATTTCAGTTAGTGAGGCGGCACTTTTCCTGAATGTTTCTGTAGCAAGCATTCGGCTTTGGAGTTGGTCTAATAAATTACCGCACTACCACCTTGGCCGCAGGGTTGTATTTAAAAAATCTGATCTAATGGATTGGGCTGATAGTCAATTTCACTCTGAAAAGAAAATGGGATCCTTTTGA